The proteins below are encoded in one region of Pseudoduganella armeniaca:
- a CDS encoding DUF3320 domain-containing protein: MTTTIEDGVQQPGLQRLFDDTRRRLVETGTRNRLVHVNRANTRGNVVAIVNERADETYALLAAGKALRFRPLGRDVDDAAADAVRLADVGEEGFDPERQRDGWLETRLGPDALQKRLLKIAREARTAEEESGVNVLYLALGFLTWLEQKPGAPAREAPLVLLPVELVRNARTSTYDLRLRDEDVVTNLPLQQRLKEDFGIVLPELDIEEGWTPAAYFAQVEAVVAERAGWRVERDAMQLGFFSFSKLLMYRDLAPDAWPDGAIAGHALTRGLLYEGFTPAAPLAGPADRLDEVLPTARICHVVDADASQAVVIEEARLGRNLVVQGPPGTGKSQTIANIIAAAVHDGKRVLFVAEKMAALSVVHERLVKAGLRDVCLELHSRNANKKAVLAELARTLSAAADVPSMPAPPDALAQAVAASNAIAEVLHRPIGASGETAFSVLALQARLIGQGVPAPTIDGAAVAALAPAALEQLLAHVARFGALLAAEGAFDAHPFAGTRNLDLQPVQLTRLAPLLEQAAQAAEALAQALQAAAGTLGIALPPTRSASQPLAGTLAVLRGLPPDGHAVAARLLACADLPRLRQTLAAGLAWRAAHDAAAATFVDAAFGTAAPLHLRAPLLAGTGSFFTRWGGAYRGASRELAGLLRGALPKRAAERVALVDTLLDVHARREHWQADEPFAAAALGDAWRAGQTDFGRLLALADWCAAAQAAPLRLAPDRMLAVASQPAQVDALLIAIATAERGMAPLDEVLATLDADFGADYRLDDAARRLRRMALALPRYGGWVALRQAYRALTDDGVPEVARHMRDGTLAADAAAVEIRFARAEHLWNVAREAEPVLRELGGQDRHALAARFAALERQHLKDNVTAIVARHLAQVPQGAMGNMKVVRGEIGKKRGHMALRKLFASAGDALQRIKPVMLMSPISVAQFVPPGALEFDLLIIDEASQVRPEDALGAIARARQIVVVGDQKQLPPSSFFDRLLSDEAEDEAEETEADAGLLGSAASVGALESVLSLCEARGLSGRMLQWHYRSRDPSLIRVSNAEFYGDGLVLPPSPLERNPGFGLCFTRVPGVYDKGGKRDNRVEGDAIVARVAEHARSQAALSLGIVTFSSSQRNLITELLELARRADPVLDAFLREGKSEDVFVKNIENVQGDERDVILVSVGYGPTEAGGRLASMAFGPVNAEGGERRLNVLFTRARLRCEVFASFDPADIDPARTSRAGPRILKRFLQAAQQRGAADAPAAGAPSTVLAQDVADAIRALGYVVDAQVGSAGFYLDLAVRHPDRPDTYLLAVECDGPAWRDARWARERERLRQEVLAHLGWRLHRVWSTDWFYRRDSEIERLRAALDAARGMAPDAPPIDGANSGMALPIPVDEPELAVEAAPVAAMPQMPLYERCVVPMGEGEPHELAPARLVELVTTIVTAEGPIHVEEVARRVAACFGKDKAGARILALTRTALETADLLSDGTFWFTQAQHDAPPLRDRSQESGATVKAASISPLELGAALRLAREQNGGGSAAEMIRCAARLLGFKRVGTELSERLAAALES, translated from the coding sequence ATGACGACCACCATCGAAGACGGCGTACAGCAACCGGGCCTGCAGCGCCTGTTCGACGACACGCGCCGCCGGCTGGTGGAGACGGGCACGCGCAACCGCCTGGTGCACGTCAACCGCGCCAACACGCGCGGCAACGTCGTCGCCATCGTCAACGAGCGCGCGGACGAGACCTACGCGCTGCTGGCCGCCGGCAAGGCGCTGCGCTTTCGCCCGCTGGGGCGCGACGTGGACGACGCCGCGGCGGATGCGGTGCGCCTGGCCGACGTGGGCGAGGAGGGCTTCGACCCGGAGCGCCAGCGCGACGGCTGGCTGGAAACCCGCCTGGGCCCGGACGCGCTGCAAAAACGCCTGCTGAAGATCGCCCGCGAGGCCCGTACGGCGGAGGAGGAATCCGGCGTCAACGTGCTGTACCTGGCGCTGGGCTTCCTCACCTGGCTGGAGCAGAAACCCGGCGCGCCGGCGCGCGAGGCGCCGCTGGTGTTGCTGCCCGTGGAGCTGGTGCGCAATGCGCGCACGTCCACCTACGACCTGCGCCTGCGCGACGAGGATGTCGTCACCAACCTGCCGCTGCAGCAGCGGCTGAAGGAGGATTTCGGCATCGTGCTGCCGGAATTGGACATCGAGGAAGGCTGGACGCCGGCGGCTTACTTCGCGCAGGTGGAAGCGGTCGTCGCCGAACGGGCCGGCTGGCGCGTCGAACGCGACGCCATGCAGCTGGGCTTCTTCTCGTTTTCCAAGCTGCTGATGTACCGCGACCTGGCGCCGGACGCCTGGCCAGACGGCGCCATCGCCGGCCATGCGTTGACGCGCGGCCTGCTGTATGAGGGCTTCACCCCGGCGGCGCCGCTGGCCGGCCCGGCCGACCGGCTGGACGAGGTGCTGCCGACCGCGCGCATCTGCCACGTGGTCGATGCCGACGCGTCGCAGGCCGTCGTCATCGAGGAGGCGCGGCTGGGCCGCAACCTGGTCGTGCAGGGGCCGCCCGGCACCGGCAAGTCGCAGACGATCGCCAACATCATTGCCGCCGCCGTCCACGATGGCAAGCGCGTGCTGTTCGTGGCCGAGAAGATGGCGGCGCTGTCGGTGGTGCACGAGCGCCTGGTCAAGGCGGGATTGCGCGACGTCTGTCTGGAGCTGCATTCGCGTAATGCCAACAAGAAGGCGGTGCTGGCCGAACTGGCGCGCACGTTGAGCGCGGCGGCCGATGTGCCGTCCATGCCGGCGCCGCCCGACGCGCTGGCGCAGGCCGTTGCCGCGTCGAACGCCATCGCCGAGGTGCTGCACCGTCCCATCGGCGCCAGCGGCGAGACGGCGTTCTCGGTGCTGGCGCTGCAGGCGCGCCTGATCGGGCAGGGCGTGCCGGCACCCACCATCGACGGCGCCGCCGTCGCGGCACTGGCACCCGCCGCGCTCGAACAATTGCTGGCACACGTGGCACGCTTCGGCGCCTTGCTGGCGGCCGAGGGCGCGTTCGACGCGCATCCGTTTGCTGGCACCCGCAACCTGGACCTGCAACCGGTGCAGCTGACGCGCCTGGCGCCGCTGCTGGAACAGGCCGCGCAGGCGGCAGAGGCGCTGGCGCAGGCGCTGCAGGCGGCGGCCGGCACGCTCGGCATCGCGCTGCCGCCGACGCGCAGTGCCAGCCAGCCGCTGGCCGGCACCCTGGCCGTGCTGCGCGGCCTGCCGCCGGATGGTCATGCCGTCGCGGCGCGGCTGCTGGCCTGCGCCGACCTGCCGCGCCTGCGCCAGACGCTGGCTGCCGGCCTGGCCTGGCGTGCCGCGCACGATGCGGCGGCCGCCACATTTGTCGATGCCGCCTTCGGCACCGCCGCGCCGCTGCACCTGCGCGCGCCGCTGCTGGCCGGCACCGGGTCGTTCTTCACGCGCTGGGGCGGCGCCTACCGGGGCGCATCGCGCGAGCTGGCTGGCTTGTTGCGGGGTGCCTTGCCGAAGCGCGCGGCCGAGCGCGTCGCACTGGTCGATACGCTGCTGGACGTGCATGCGCGGCGCGAGCACTGGCAGGCCGACGAGCCATTCGCCGCCGCGGCGCTGGGCGATGCCTGGCGCGCCGGCCAGACCGACTTCGGCCGGCTGCTGGCGCTGGCCGACTGGTGTGCCGCGGCGCAGGCGGCACCGCTGCGGCTGGCGCCGGACCGCATGCTGGCGGTCGCGTCTCAGCCGGCGCAGGTGGACGCGCTGCTGATCGCGATCGCCACCGCCGAGCGCGGCATGGCGCCGCTGGACGAGGTGCTGGCCACGCTCGATGCCGATTTCGGTGCCGACTACCGGCTGGACGACGCGGCGCGCCGGCTGCGCCGCATGGCGCTGGCCCTGCCGCGCTACGGCGGCTGGGTGGCGCTGCGCCAGGCCTATCGGGCGCTGACCGACGACGGCGTGCCCGAGGTGGCGCGGCACATGCGCGACGGCACGCTGGCCGCGGATGCGGCCGCCGTCGAGATCCGCTTTGCCCGCGCCGAGCACCTGTGGAACGTGGCGCGCGAGGCCGAGCCGGTGCTGCGCGAGCTGGGCGGCCAGGATCGCCACGCGCTGGCGGCCCGTTTCGCGGCACTGGAGCGGCAGCACCTGAAGGATAACGTGACGGCGATCGTCGCGCGCCACCTGGCGCAGGTGCCGCAGGGCGCGATGGGCAATATGAAAGTGGTGCGTGGCGAAATCGGCAAGAAGCGCGGCCATATGGCGCTGCGCAAGCTGTTCGCCAGCGCCGGCGATGCGCTGCAGCGGATCAAGCCGGTCATGCTGATGAGTCCCATCTCGGTGGCGCAGTTCGTGCCGCCCGGCGCGCTGGAATTCGACCTGCTGATCATCGACGAGGCCTCGCAGGTACGGCCCGAGGACGCGCTGGGGGCGATCGCGCGGGCGCGCCAGATCGTCGTGGTGGGCGACCAGAAGCAGCTGCCGCCGTCGTCGTTCTTCGACCGCTTGCTGAGCGACGAGGCGGAGGACGAGGCCGAGGAGACGGAAGCCGATGCGGGCTTGCTGGGCAGCGCCGCCAGCGTTGGCGCGCTGGAGAGTGTGCTCAGCCTGTGCGAGGCGCGCGGGCTGTCCGGCCGCATGCTGCAGTGGCATTACCGCTCGCGCGACCCGTCGCTGATCCGGGTGTCGAACGCCGAGTTCTATGGCGACGGCCTGGTGCTGCCGCCGTCGCCGCTGGAACGCAATCCCGGCTTCGGCCTGTGCTTCACGCGCGTTCCCGGCGTGTACGACAAGGGCGGCAAGCGCGATAACCGCGTCGAGGGCGATGCCATCGTGGCGCGCGTGGCCGAGCATGCGCGCAGCCAAGCGGCGCTGTCGCTGGGCATCGTCACGTTCTCGTCCAGCCAGCGCAACCTGATCACGGAGCTGCTGGAGCTGGCGCGCCGCGCCGATCCCGTGCTCGATGCATTCCTGCGCGAAGGGAAGAGCGAAGACGTGTTCGTCAAGAACATCGAGAACGTGCAGGGCGACGAGCGCGACGTGATCCTGGTCAGCGTCGGCTACGGCCCGACGGAAGCAGGCGGGCGGCTGGCCAGCATGGCCTTCGGCCCCGTCAACGCGGAGGGCGGCGAGCGCCGTTTGAACGTGCTGTTTACGCGTGCGCGCCTGCGCTGCGAGGTATTCGCCTCGTTCGACCCGGCCGATATCGATCCGGCCCGCACCAGCCGCGCCGGGCCGCGCATCCTGAAGCGCTTCTTGCAGGCGGCGCAGCAGCGCGGCGCGGCCGACGCGCCGGCCGCTGGCGCTCCGTCCACCGTGCTGGCGCAAGACGTGGCGGACGCCATCCGCGCGTTGGGCTACGTGGTGGACGCGCAAGTAGGCTCGGCCGGCTTTTATCTCGACCTGGCGGTGCGCCATCCGGACCGGCCGGACACCTACCTGCTGGCGGTCGAATGCGACGGCCCGGCCTGGCGCGACGCGCGCTGGGCGCGCGAACGGGAGCGGCTGCGCCAGGAAGTGCTGGCGCACCTGGGCTGGCGCCTGCACCGCGTGTGGAGCACGGACTGGTTCTACCGCCGCGACAGCGAGATCGAACGGCTGCGCGCGGCACTGGACGCAGCCCGCGGCATGGCGCCCGACGCGCCGCCGATCGACGGCGCCAACAGCGGCATGGCGCTGCCCATACCGGTCGACGAACCGGAGCTCGCGGTCGAAGCGGCGCCGGTGGCCGCCATGCCGCAGATGCCGCTGTATGAGCGCTGCGTGGTGCCGATGGGCGAGGGCGAGCCGCACGAGCTGGCGCCGGCGCGGCTGGTGGAGCTGGTCACGACCATCGTCACGGCGGAGGGGCCGATCCACGTGGAGGAAGTGGCGCGGCGCGTGGCCGCCTGCTTCGGCAAGGACAAGGCGGGCGCGCGCATCCTGGCGCTGACGCGCACGGCGCTGGAGACGGCCGACCTGCTGTCGGACGGCACGTTCTGGTTCACCCAGGCGCAGCACGACGCGCCGCCGCTGCGCGACCGCTCGCAGGAGAGCGGCGCCACCGTCAAGGCGGCCAGTATTTCGCCGCTGGAGTTGGGCGCGGCACTGCGGCTGGCGCGCGAGCAGAACGGCGGTGGCAGCGCGGCGGAAATGATCCGCTGCGCGGCGCGGCTGCTGGGGTTCAAGCGGGTGGGGACGGAGTTGAGCGAGCGGCTGGCCGCGGCGCTGGAAAGCTAG
- a CDS encoding FadR/GntR family transcriptional regulator, whose amino-acid sequence MKKPNGDNGAPEPRLYRIVAERVQQLIQDEQLGPGARLPAERELSAKLSVSRASLREALIALELGGVVEVRGGSGVYVCEQPLPAEVPETGPGPFEVLAARRLIESEIAAIAAKVATAAQVDAILRAVEEMERHHEDRASNEQADRNFHLAIARATGNTAFVGVIEYLWNNRGSLWHKLKEHYQTEELRLETLPDHRKILEAIAARDPAGARHAMRAHLERVTRTFSRG is encoded by the coding sequence ATGAAGAAGCCCAACGGCGACAACGGCGCTCCCGAACCGCGGCTGTACCGCATCGTCGCCGAGCGCGTCCAGCAGCTGATCCAGGATGAGCAGCTGGGGCCCGGCGCGCGCCTGCCGGCCGAGCGCGAGCTGTCGGCCAAGCTGTCCGTCAGCCGCGCCTCGCTGCGCGAGGCGCTCATCGCGCTGGAGCTGGGCGGCGTGGTCGAAGTGCGCGGCGGCTCGGGCGTGTATGTGTGCGAACAACCGCTGCCGGCCGAGGTGCCGGAAACCGGCCCGGGCCCGTTCGAGGTGCTGGCCGCGCGCCGCCTGATCGAATCGGAAATCGCCGCGATCGCCGCCAAGGTCGCCACGGCCGCCCAGGTCGATGCGATCCTGCGCGCCGTCGAGGAGATGGAACGGCATCACGAGGACCGCGCCAGCAACGAGCAGGCCGACCGCAACTTCCACCTGGCCATCGCGCGCGCCACCGGCAACACCGCCTTTGTGGGCGTCATCGAATACCTGTGGAACAACCGCGGCTCCCTGTGGCACAAGCTGAAGGAGCACTACCAGACCGAGGAACTGCGGCTGGAGACGCTGCCGGACCACCGCAAGATTTTGGAAGCGATCGCCGCGCGCGATCCGGCCGGGGCGCGGCATGCGATGCGGGCGCACCTGGAGCGGGTGACGCGCACGTTCTCGCGCGGCTAA